From the genome of Prochlorococcus marinus XMU1419, one region includes:
- the rplP gene encoding 50S ribosomal protein L16, translating into MLSPKRTKFRKQHRGRMRGVASKGNTIAFGQFALQAQDCGWVTARQIEASRRAMTRYIKRGGQIWIRIFPDKPVTMRPAETRMGSGKGNPEFWVAVVKPGRILFEMGGDDITEEIAKEAMRLAQYKLPVKTKFISIDKNQEEAKNSKKSQEEVKQ; encoded by the coding sequence ATGCTTAGTCCAAAACGCACTAAATTTCGTAAACAACATAGAGGCAGAATGAGGGGAGTTGCCTCAAAAGGTAATACTATTGCTTTCGGTCAATTTGCTCTCCAAGCTCAAGACTGTGGTTGGGTAACTGCACGTCAGATTGAGGCAAGTAGACGAGCTATGACAAGATATATAAAACGTGGAGGTCAAATCTGGATAAGAATTTTTCCTGATAAACCTGTAACCATGAGACCTGCCGAAACTAGAATGGGTTCTGGTAAGGGTAATCCAGAGTTTTGGGTTGCAGTTGTAAAACCAGGCAGAATACTTTTTGAAATGGGTGGTGATGATATCACTGAGGAAATTGCAAAGGAAGCTATGCGTCTTGCGCAATACAAACTTCCTGTAAAAACAAAATTTATATCCATTGATAAAAATCAAGAAGAAGCAAAAAATAGTAAAAAATCTCAAGAGGAGGTTAAACAATGA
- the rpsC gene encoding 30S ribosomal protein S3, with amino-acid sequence MGQKIHPSGLRLGITQEHRSKWFATSKTYPILLQEDFKIRNFIQKKYGAAGISDVLIARKADQLELELKTARPGVIVGRQGSGIEELRSGIQKTIGDRTRQVRINVVEVERVDADAFLLAEYIAQQLEKRVAFRRTIRMALQRAQRAGVLGLKIQVGGRLNGAEIARTEWTREGRVPLHTLRAEIDYATREANTTYGVLGIKVWVFKGEVLPKEEQTIPVGASPKRKASRRPQQFEDRSKENS; translated from the coding sequence ATGGGACAAAAAATACATCCTTCAGGACTAAGACTAGGAATTACACAAGAACATCGCTCCAAATGGTTTGCTACTTCAAAGACGTATCCAATTCTTCTCCAAGAAGATTTTAAAATTCGCAATTTCATACAGAAAAAATATGGTGCAGCGGGAATTAGCGATGTATTAATTGCTAGAAAAGCTGATCAATTGGAACTTGAATTAAAAACAGCAAGACCAGGGGTGATAGTTGGAAGACAAGGAAGTGGGATTGAAGAATTAAGATCTGGAATTCAAAAAACTATAGGGGATAGGACAAGGCAAGTTAGAATAAATGTAGTAGAAGTTGAGAGAGTTGATGCAGATGCTTTTTTACTTGCAGAATATATTGCCCAACAACTTGAAAAAAGAGTTGCATTTAGAAGAACTATAAGAATGGCCCTGCAAAGGGCCCAAAGGGCCGGAGTTCTTGGTCTTAAAATTCAAGTAGGTGGAAGGTTAAATGGCGCTGAAATAGCTAGAACTGAATGGACCAGAGAAGGTAGAGTACCTTTGCATACTTTGAGAGCTGAGATTGACTATGCAACACGTGAAGCTAATACAACTTACGGTGTTCTAGGCATCAAAGTTTGGGTTTTCAAAGGTGAAGTTCTTCCTAAAGAAGAACAAACTATCCCTGTGGGTGCAAGCCCAAAAAGGAAAGCTAGTAGAAGACCTCAGCAATTTGAGGATCGTTCAAAAGAGAATTCATAG
- the rplV gene encoding 50S ribosomal protein L22 translates to MTKTPEITKTAIAHGNYIRGSASKVRRVLDQIRGRSYRDALIMLEFMPYRSTDPITKVLRSAVANAEHNLGMDPSTLVISSAWANNGPVMKRYRPRAQGRAFSIKKQTCHISISVESAPTQTNAEVQN, encoded by the coding sequence ATGACAAAAACACCTGAAATAACAAAAACAGCCATTGCTCATGGGAACTATATTCGAGGATCAGCCTCTAAAGTAAGAAGAGTTTTGGATCAGATAAGGGGTAGGTCTTACAGAGATGCATTGATTATGTTGGAATTTATGCCTTACAGATCTACTGATCCCATTACTAAAGTTTTAAGATCTGCGGTTGCTAATGCAGAGCATAATCTTGGTATGGATCCATCTACCCTAGTGATTTCATCTGCATGGGCTAATAATGGTCCTGTAATGAAAAGGTATAGGCCCAGAGCTCAAGGTCGAGCTTTTTCAATTAAAAAACAGACTTGCCATATTAGTATTTCTGTTGAATCTGCTCCTACTCAAACTAATGCGGAGGTACAAAACTAA
- the rpsS gene encoding 30S ribosomal protein S19, with product MGRSLKKGPFIADSLLKKVEKQNTDNDKSVIKTWSRSSTILPVMIGHTIAVHNGKSHIPVFITEQMIGHKLGEFAPTRTYRGHIRDKKGAKS from the coding sequence ATGGGACGTTCACTAAAAAAAGGACCTTTTATAGCAGATAGCCTGCTTAAAAAGGTAGAAAAACAAAATACTGATAATGACAAGTCTGTTATCAAAACTTGGTCGAGATCCTCTACTATTTTACCTGTAATGATTGGTCACACAATCGCTGTACATAATGGCAAGAGCCACATTCCAGTATTTATTACTGAACAAATGATTGGTCATAAACTCGGTGAATTTGCTCCTACACGGACTTACCGAGGTCACATAAGAGATAAGAAAGGAGCAAAATCATGA
- the rplB gene encoding 50S ribosomal protein L2, translating into MAIRKFKPYTPGTRQRVVTDFSEITSSKREKSLVVSKHRVKGRNNRGVITCRHRGGGHKRQYRLVDFRRDKRNINAKVAAIHYDPHRNARLALLFYEDGEKRYIIAPAGVKVGQIVISGESVPIEDGNAMPLSVMPLGSSVHCVELYAGRGAQMVRSAGASAQVMAKEGDYVALKLPSTEVRLVRKECYATLGEVGNSEIRNTSLGKAGRRRWLGRRPQVRGSVMNPCDHPHGGGEGKAPIGRAGPVTPWGKPALGLKTRKKNKPSNKLVVRRRRRVSKRSRGGRDS; encoded by the coding sequence ATGGCAATTCGTAAATTTAAACCTTATACACCTGGCACTAGACAGAGAGTAGTTACAGATTTCAGTGAAATAACAAGTTCAAAACGTGAGAAATCACTTGTAGTTTCAAAACACAGAGTTAAAGGAAGGAATAATCGTGGAGTTATTACTTGTCGTCATCGTGGAGGTGGACATAAAAGGCAATATAGATTAGTCGATTTCAGAAGAGATAAAAGAAATATTAATGCTAAAGTTGCAGCTATACACTACGATCCGCATAGAAATGCAAGGCTTGCGCTTTTATTTTATGAAGATGGAGAGAAAAGATACATTATCGCTCCAGCAGGTGTAAAAGTTGGACAGATTGTTATATCTGGAGAAAGTGTTCCAATTGAAGATGGAAATGCAATGCCACTTTCTGTTATGCCGTTAGGATCTAGTGTTCATTGTGTTGAGTTATATGCAGGAAGAGGTGCTCAGATGGTTAGATCTGCCGGAGCTAGTGCACAAGTTATGGCAAAAGAGGGAGATTATGTTGCTTTAAAACTCCCATCTACTGAAGTTAGACTTGTTAGAAAAGAATGCTACGCAACTCTTGGAGAAGTTGGTAACTCAGAAATAAGGAATACTAGCCTAGGTAAAGCAGGAAGAAGAAGATGGCTTGGAAGAAGGCCACAAGTAAGAGGTAGCGTGATGAACCCATGTGATCATCCACATGGAGGAGGAGAGGGAAAAGCACCAATTGGTAGAGCAGGCCCAGTTACTCCATGGGGTAAACCAGCTCTTGGGTTAAAGACACGTAAAAAGAACAAGCCAAGTAATAAATTAGTTGTTCGAAGACGTCGTCGTGTTTCTAAGAGGAGTAGAGGAGGAAGAGACTCTTGA
- a CDS encoding 50S ribosomal protein L23, with protein MSKLFDSRLADVIRKPVITEKATNALDLNQYTFEVDHRAAKPQIKAAIEALFSVKVIGVNTMNPPRRTRRVGKFSGRRSQVKKAIVRLAEGDKIQLFPES; from the coding sequence ATGAGTAAGTTATTCGATTCTCGTTTAGCCGATGTAATAAGAAAGCCAGTTATTACTGAGAAAGCTACAAACGCGCTAGATCTTAACCAATATACTTTTGAAGTAGATCATAGAGCGGCAAAGCCACAAATAAAGGCAGCTATTGAAGCCTTATTCAGTGTTAAAGTTATAGGAGTTAACACTATGAATCCTCCTAGGAGAACAAGAAGAGTCGGAAAATTTTCCGGTAGACGTTCTCAGGTCAAGAAGGCAATTGTACGTCTTGCAGAAGGAGACAAAATCCAACTTTTCCCAGAATCCTAA
- the rplD gene encoding 50S ribosomal protein L4 — MTTLETLKWDGKKSGKVNLDLAVAKETSSADLIHRAVLRQLANKRQGTASTLTRSEVRGGGRKPYKQKGTGRARQGSIRTPLRPGGGIIFGPKPRSYNLDMNRKERRLALRTALMSRVSDMKAVEDFGSTLKQPKTSDIINGLARLGIQKTEKVLVILDNPSDVIKKSINNIEKVKLIAADQLNVFDILNANKLVIGQSAVNKIQEVYAS, encoded by the coding sequence ATGACAACACTCGAAACTCTCAAGTGGGACGGCAAAAAATCAGGAAAAGTTAATCTTGATTTAGCAGTTGCTAAAGAAACCTCTTCAGCAGACTTAATTCATAGAGCAGTTCTTAGGCAGCTTGCAAATAAAAGACAAGGGACAGCATCAACTTTGACAAGATCTGAAGTACGTGGCGGCGGCAGAAAGCCATACAAACAGAAAGGTACAGGAAGAGCTCGTCAAGGTTCAATAAGGACACCTTTAAGACCAGGTGGCGGAATTATTTTTGGACCGAAGCCACGTTCTTATAATCTTGATATGAATCGCAAGGAACGAAGATTAGCTCTTAGAACAGCACTTATGTCCAGAGTATCTGATATGAAGGCTGTTGAAGATTTTGGATCTACTCTAAAGCAGCCTAAAACAAGCGATATCATAAATGGCCTTGCTCGATTAGGTATACAAAAAACTGAAAAAGTTTTGGTTATTCTTGATAATCCGTCCGATGTCATAAAAAAATCCATCAACAATATTGAAAAAGTAAAATTAATTGCCGCCGATCAATTAAATGTATTTGATATTCTCAATGCTAATAAATTGGTAATAGGTCAATCTGCAGTAAATAAAATTCAGGAGGTTTATGCATCATGA
- the rplC gene encoding 50S ribosomal protein L3: MSIGILGKKLGMSQLFDDKGNAVPVTLIEAGPCRVTQLKTTALDGYTAVQLGYGLSKDKHISKPEKGHLLKSGTELLKHLKEYRVEETSPYEIGNQITVKNFEVGQKVDISGKSMGRGFAGYQKRHGFSRGPMSHGSKNHRAPGSTGAGTTPGRIYPGKRMAGRYGGKLITTKGLLVLKIDDQKNLLVVKGSVPGKPGSIVNIKPNNVVGKKGGEKS, translated from the coding sequence ATGTCTATCGGAATTTTAGGAAAGAAATTGGGCATGTCCCAACTTTTCGACGACAAAGGTAATGCCGTACCAGTTACTCTTATTGAAGCTGGTCCCTGCCGTGTCACGCAATTAAAAACTACAGCTTTGGATGGTTATACTGCCGTTCAGTTAGGTTATGGCTTGTCTAAAGATAAGCATATAAGCAAACCTGAAAAGGGACATTTGTTGAAATCAGGTACAGAACTTTTAAAGCACTTGAAAGAATATAGGGTTGAGGAAACTTCACCCTATGAAATAGGAAATCAAATAACTGTAAAAAACTTTGAGGTTGGTCAAAAAGTTGATATCAGTGGCAAATCTATGGGTAGAGGTTTTGCTGGTTACCAGAAAAGACATGGTTTTAGCAGAGGTCCTATGAGTCATGGTTCAAAAAATCACAGGGCTCCCGGATCTACAGGAGCAGGAACAACTCCAGGAAGAATTTATCCAGGGAAAAGAATGGCAGGAAGATATGGAGGAAAACTGATAACTACGAAAGGTCTGTTAGTTCTAAAAATTGATGATCAGAAAAATTTGCTTGTAGTGAAAGGTTCTGTCCCAGGTAAACCTGGTTCAATTGTCAACATTAAGCCAAATAATGTTGTGGGCAAAAAAGGAGGTGAAAAATCATGA
- the ndhN gene encoding NAD(P)H-quinone oxidoreductase subunit N encodes MPLLLTGKKFHNDLKTNKCLAIFAPLEGGYETRLLRRMRAKGFKTYITSARGLGDPEVFLLKLHGVRPPHLGHQSVGRNGALGEVQQVIPQASELFNENEKNKLLWLLEGQVLSQSELESLIEICTKDNKLTIVVEMGGSRKLEWKPLSNYILDEFES; translated from the coding sequence ATGCCATTACTTCTCACAGGGAAAAAATTTCATAACGATTTAAAAACTAACAAATGTCTTGCAATATTTGCCCCTCTTGAAGGTGGTTATGAAACTCGTCTTTTGAGGAGAATGAGAGCCAAGGGCTTTAAAACTTACATAACATCAGCAAGAGGGCTTGGAGATCCAGAAGTATTCTTGCTCAAATTGCATGGCGTTAGACCACCTCATCTTGGTCATCAAAGTGTAGGAAGAAACGGAGCGCTCGGGGAAGTTCAACAAGTAATTCCTCAAGCTTCTGAATTATTTAATGAAAATGAAAAAAATAAATTACTTTGGTTGTTAGAAGGTCAAGTATTATCTCAATCTGAATTAGAGAGCTTAATAGAGATTTGCACTAAAGATAACAAACTAACAATTGTTGTTGAAATGGGGGGTTCAAGAAAACTTGAATGGAAGCCATTAAGTAATTATATTTTGGATGAATTTGAAAGTTAA
- a CDS encoding LdpA C-terminal domain-containing domain yields the protein MIKIKNKNDKWIKLICGASNEDIVAIEDLCAIYTAAGVDYIDVAAEESIVHAAKKGIQWAKKVFNNFPGLMISISDGNDIHFRKAIFDPLKCPPNCPRPCEKVCPTFAIDHSGITKSKCYGCGRCLNSCPLNLISEYEYNLSKDDLAYTLQKIKPDAVEIHTEINRLDSFTKVVSILKNSGMKFDKISVSCGLNQSFKKSREPEDLLKALWERYEILNELNIPLIWQLDGRPMSGDLAPATSRAAVKLFEKIGSDLPPGLIQLAGGTNAKTHEFLKSNNLPDGIAFGSAARKIMQPLIEFAQKNNKRIYDYPEIMAIAIKKAKKFLEPWKSS from the coding sequence TTGATTAAAATCAAGAATAAAAACGATAAATGGATTAAGTTAATTTGTGGTGCCAGTAATGAAGATATTGTTGCCATAGAGGATTTATGTGCAATTTATACTGCTGCCGGTGTTGACTATATAGATGTTGCCGCAGAAGAATCTATAGTTCATGCAGCAAAAAAAGGAATCCAGTGGGCAAAAAAAGTCTTTAATAACTTCCCTGGATTAATGATAAGCATCAGTGACGGTAATGATATCCACTTTCGTAAAGCAATATTTGATCCATTAAAATGTCCCCCTAATTGTCCAAGACCGTGCGAAAAAGTCTGCCCAACCTTTGCAATTGATCATTCTGGGATCACAAAGAGTAAATGTTATGGATGTGGAAGATGCTTAAATAGCTGTCCCTTGAATCTAATTAGTGAATATGAATATAATTTGTCAAAAGATGATTTAGCATACACACTTCAAAAAATAAAGCCTGATGCAGTAGAAATTCATACAGAAATCAATCGCCTAGATTCTTTTACGAAAGTTGTCAGTATCCTTAAAAATTCTGGAATGAAATTCGACAAGATCTCTGTAAGTTGTGGATTAAATCAATCTTTCAAAAAATCACGAGAACCCGAAGATCTATTGAAAGCTCTTTGGGAAAGATACGAAATTCTTAATGAGCTCAATATTCCCCTCATTTGGCAGCTAGATGGAAGGCCAATGTCTGGTGATCTTGCTCCTGCAACAAGCAGAGCAGCAGTTAAGTTGTTTGAAAAAATCGGTTCAGATCTGCCACCAGGATTAATTCAATTGGCAGGAGGAACAAATGCAAAAACTCATGAATTTTTGAAGTCAAACAATCTTCCAGACGGAATAGCATTTGGAAGTGCTGCAAGAAAAATTATGCAGCCACTTATTGAATTTGCTCAAAAAAATAACAAAAGAATCTATGATTATCCTGAAATAATGGCTATAGCGATCAAAAAAGCTAAGAAATTTCTAGAGCCATGGAAATCGAGCTAA
- a CDS encoding HAD family hydrolase, whose protein sequence is MSSQEIFLFDFDGVVVDGMNEYWNSSLLACEKYLNSPFISLDQKLYKKVPNSFIEIRPWVKYGWEMILIVHEIIKTENPLKNHNKDDFINNYHQNCQRILKDNSWIAEDLQNILDKARKYQIDKDFKSWVNLHNPFFEVINFMKELRRREIKTGVITTKGGIFAEKILKQLDIFPELIFGYESGTKTKIAEKLTQTYEILGFIEDRKKTLIDIKQNSATSHIPCFLADWGYLKESDRYNLSNEIKLLKLDNLEAFSCNLKNIS, encoded by the coding sequence GTGTCTTCTCAAGAAATATTTTTATTTGATTTTGATGGAGTAGTTGTCGATGGAATGAACGAATATTGGAATAGTTCCTTACTCGCCTGTGAAAAATATTTAAATTCACCATTCATCTCTCTTGATCAAAAACTTTATAAAAAAGTACCTAATTCTTTCATAGAAATTAGGCCTTGGGTTAAATATGGCTGGGAAATGATTCTAATTGTTCACGAAATTATAAAAACAGAAAATCCATTAAAAAATCATAATAAAGATGATTTCATTAATAATTATCATCAAAATTGCCAGAGGATTTTAAAAGACAATTCCTGGATTGCTGAAGATTTACAAAACATATTAGATAAGGCTCGCAAGTACCAAATTGATAAAGATTTTAAATCGTGGGTAAATTTACATAATCCATTTTTTGAAGTTATAAATTTTATGAAAGAATTAAGGAGAAGAGAAATAAAAACCGGAGTTATAACAACAAAAGGTGGAATATTTGCAGAAAAAATTCTTAAACAATTAGATATTTTTCCAGAATTAATTTTTGGTTATGAATCCGGAACAAAAACCAAAATAGCTGAAAAGCTCACACAAACGTATGAAATATTAGGTTTTATAGAAGATAGAAAAAAAACACTGATTGATATTAAACAAAATTCAGCAACTTCTCATATTCCATGTTTCCTAGCTGATTGGGGGTATTTAAAAGAGTCAGATAGATATAATTTAAGTAATGAAATCAAATTATTAAAGTTAGATAACCTAGAGGCATTTAGTTGCAATTTAAAGAACATTAGCTAG
- the recA gene encoding recombinase RecA → MSLEEQKKTESKEKDKALSLVLGQIERNFGRGSIMRLGDASRMKVETISTGALTLDLALGGGYPKGRVVEVYGPESSGKTTLTLHAIAEVQKNGGVAAFVDAEHALDPVYAASLGVDVENLLVSQPDTGEMALEIVDQLIRSSAVDLVVVDSVAALTPRAEIEGEMGDHVIGSQARLMSQAMRKITGNIGKSGCTVIFLNQLRLKIGVTYGNPETTTGGNALKFYASVRLDIRRIQTLKRGTEEYGIRAKVKVAKNKVAPPFRIAEFDILFGKGISTTGCLLDLAEETNIIIRRGAWYSYEGENIGQGRDNTIIWLDQNLEIRNKVESMVKEKLTEGTEVSSNSMKALNSNPANTIAVNDIKTVA, encoded by the coding sequence ATGAGCCTTGAAGAACAGAAAAAAACTGAATCAAAAGAAAAAGACAAAGCATTAAGTCTCGTCTTAGGTCAAATAGAAAGAAATTTCGGAAGAGGATCAATAATGAGACTTGGTGACGCCTCAAGAATGAAAGTAGAAACAATATCTACTGGAGCGCTTACCTTAGATTTAGCATTAGGAGGAGGCTATCCCAAAGGAAGAGTAGTAGAAGTTTACGGACCAGAAAGTTCAGGAAAAACTACCTTAACGCTTCACGCGATTGCGGAAGTCCAAAAAAATGGAGGAGTAGCTGCATTTGTAGATGCTGAGCATGCACTGGATCCAGTTTATGCAGCTTCTTTAGGAGTTGATGTTGAAAATTTGTTAGTTTCACAACCAGATACTGGAGAAATGGCTCTAGAGATAGTTGACCAACTTATAAGATCGAGTGCAGTAGATCTTGTAGTTGTTGACTCGGTCGCAGCACTAACACCAAGAGCCGAGATAGAGGGAGAGATGGGAGATCACGTAATTGGAAGTCAAGCAAGGCTAATGAGCCAAGCAATGAGGAAAATAACAGGTAATATCGGTAAATCTGGATGTACGGTAATATTCCTAAATCAATTACGACTAAAAATTGGCGTTACATACGGCAATCCAGAGACAACCACAGGAGGTAATGCATTAAAATTTTATGCCTCAGTGAGACTTGATATCAGAAGAATTCAAACTCTTAAAAGAGGTACTGAAGAATATGGTATAAGAGCAAAAGTGAAAGTAGCAAAAAACAAAGTTGCACCACCATTTAGAATTGCTGAGTTTGATATTCTCTTCGGAAAAGGTATTAGTACAACAGGATGTTTATTAGATTTAGCAGAAGAGACTAATATCATAATAAGGAGAGGTGCTTGGTATAGTTATGAAGGAGAAAATATTGGACAAGGAAGAGATAATACAATTATTTGGCTTGATCAAAACTTAGAAATCAGGAATAAAGTAGAATCCATGGTTAAAGAAAAATTAACAGAAGGTACTGAAGTCAGTTCTAATTCAATGAAAGCATTAAATAGCAATCCTGCTAATACAATCGCTGTTAATGATATAAAAACAGTAGCTTAG
- a CDS encoding DUF2839 domain-containing protein yields the protein MGEAKRRKTLGLPPKKNNTKTKFDDSPRLFEWLPLTINQRDQLIKLSIKASWFGIGGLVILWIVVRFIGPAAGWWTLADTL from the coding sequence ATGGGAGAAGCAAAAAGACGTAAAACACTTGGTTTACCTCCAAAAAAAAATAACACTAAAACTAAATTTGATGATTCTCCAAGATTGTTTGAATGGCTTCCTTTAACCATTAATCAAAGAGATCAACTAATTAAATTAAGTATTAAGGCTAGTTGGTTTGGAATCGGAGGGTTAGTAATCTTATGGATTGTTGTTAGATTTATAGGTCCTGCTGCTGGATGGTGGACTTTGGCTGATACTTTGTAA
- a CDS encoding DNA helicase → MLEILSHRYLKNFLRDQSIKWKHIYSFGRIISKCIENDSTYLINSEIFFTDEWLPPILISLFLKEKDSILVLSKQKIQYIRQFQIDLMKNLGFNFILKNDQLIFANHLVRLITIQDLLNDPNLLNLKNHRIVYSGIEGIKQDLKNHFRISLLKKDWTRNTKEFELINQKFINVYDSLKKKFFMRKVLGNSFINLDEKEISFLSNFFYENSFFSEKFLSVNKALSQGWACWVKLNDTNLEWNLYLQPIDELSQIREFFSNNKFVFLSALRKDNFFQKYLKKHSLDIDLVINFKSNFEEKKISLYVPPRQLLPNNPLFINSILDKCKKLILFRKGLTLVLTDDIDLKTNLATELASKYGKRVLLETIPSGKNEILCSSFDWWIMNSNLIQIPEQIIIPLLPIPNMTEPINAITVSHKNKLSQDWFRDFFLPQARIKLERSISPLRRNSGKLIILDGRANKRNWGRLLLQNIQPSKQINYMLPFD, encoded by the coding sequence ATGCTTGAAATTTTAAGTCATCGTTATTTGAAAAACTTTTTGAGAGATCAAAGTATCAAATGGAAACATATATATTCTTTTGGGAGAATAATTTCAAAGTGTATTGAAAATGATTCTACATATTTAATTAATTCAGAAATTTTTTTTACTGATGAATGGCTACCTCCAATTTTAATTTCTCTTTTTTTAAAAGAAAAAGATTCAATTTTGGTTTTATCTAAACAAAAAATTCAATATATAAGGCAATTTCAGATTGATTTAATGAAGAATCTAGGTTTTAATTTCATTCTTAAAAATGATCAACTAATTTTTGCAAATCATCTTGTTCGCTTGATAACAATTCAAGATTTACTCAATGATCCCAATTTACTTAATCTGAAAAATCATCGAATAGTTTACTCTGGAATTGAGGGTATAAAACAAGATTTAAAAAATCATTTTAGAATTTCTTTACTAAAAAAGGATTGGACAAGAAATACTAAAGAATTTGAATTAATCAATCAAAAATTTATAAACGTATATGATTCTTTAAAGAAAAAGTTTTTCATGAGAAAAGTTTTAGGCAATAGTTTTATTAATTTAGATGAAAAAGAAATTAGTTTTTTGTCAAATTTTTTTTATGAGAATTCTTTTTTTTCTGAAAAATTTTTAAGTGTTAATAAAGCATTATCTCAAGGATGGGCATGCTGGGTAAAATTAAATGATACGAATTTAGAGTGGAATTTGTATTTGCAGCCAATCGATGAACTTTCTCAAATTAGGGAATTCTTTTCAAATAATAAATTTGTTTTTTTATCAGCATTGAGAAAAGATAATTTTTTTCAAAAGTATCTTAAAAAGCACAGTTTAGATATTGACTTGGTTATTAATTTTAAAAGTAATTTTGAAGAGAAAAAAATATCATTATATGTACCTCCTAGACAGTTGCTTCCTAATAATCCTCTTTTTATCAATTCAATCTTAGATAAATGTAAAAAGTTAATACTTTTTAGAAAGGGTTTAACTTTAGTTTTGACTGACGATATTGATTTAAAAACTAATCTTGCTACAGAATTAGCTTCTAAGTACGGTAAGAGGGTATTGCTAGAGACAATTCCCTCCGGTAAAAATGAAATTCTTTGCTCTAGTTTTGACTGGTGGATTATGAATTCTAATTTAATTCAAATTCCAGAACAAATTATCATTCCTCTACTTCCGATTCCTAATATGACAGAACCTATTAATGCAATTACAGTTTCTCACAAAAACAAGCTTTCTCAAGATTGGTTTAGAGATTTCTTTCTTCCTCAAGCCAGAATAAAACTCGAAAGATCTATTTCTCCTTTAAGAAGGAACTCAGGTAAGTTAATAATTTTAGATGGAAGAGCAAATAAAAGAAACTGGGGAAGATTACTTTTGCAAAACATTCAACCCTCAAAACAAATTAACTATATGCTACCTTTTGATTAG
- a CDS encoding prephenate/arogenate dehydrogenase: MKIGIVGLGLIGGSLGLKLQSLNHTIYGIANNEINKKKAKEKKLANFISCDLNLLKECELIILALPIKDLINPSERLVASIPQESFLTDVGSVKEQIVDKWEKLHPKFIGSHPMAGTEKRGVDSGFEGLFKNAMWVITPTENSDLNAIKTISELIKSMDCAICQATPKEHDKAVSLISHLPIFLASALIEAAHTKNNQSVADLAQKLASTGFSDTSRVGGGNEQLGLELAMNNQMNILNAINIFKNKLNLLESLIKEKNWELLAKKLTEAKEIRKIFIN, encoded by the coding sequence ATGAAAATTGGAATAGTAGGATTAGGTTTAATAGGAGGATCATTAGGATTAAAACTCCAAAGTCTGAACCATACAATTTATGGTATAGCTAATAATGAAATTAATAAAAAAAAAGCTAAAGAAAAAAAGCTCGCCAATTTTATTAGCTGTGATCTTAACTTATTAAAAGAATGTGAACTCATAATTTTGGCATTGCCTATTAAGGATCTAATTAATCCATCTGAACGATTAGTAGCATCAATACCACAAGAATCTTTCTTAACTGATGTAGGCTCTGTTAAAGAACAAATTGTCGATAAATGGGAAAAATTACATCCTAAATTTATTGGATCTCATCCAATGGCAGGTACAGAAAAAAGAGGAGTTGATTCGGGTTTTGAAGGTCTTTTTAAAAATGCAATGTGGGTTATTACCCCTACAGAAAATAGTGATTTAAATGCAATTAAAACTATTTCAGAACTAATCAAGTCGATGGATTGCGCAATTTGTCAAGCCACACCAAAAGAGCACGATAAAGCAGTATCTCTAATTTCTCATTTGCCTATATTTTTAGCTTCTGCCCTAATTGAAGCTGCACATACAAAAAATAATCAATCCGTAGCAGACCTCGCACAAAAATTGGCATCTACAGGATTTTCAGACACTTCCAGAGTTGGAGGCGGTAATGAACAACTAGGCTTAGAATTAGCTATGAATAATCAGATGAATATTTTAAATGCAATTAATATTTTTAAAAATAAACTAAATTTATTGGAATCTCTTATAAAAGAAAAAAATTGGGAGTTACTTGCTAAAAAACTTACTGAAGCAAAAGAAATCAGGAAAATATTTATAAATTAA